A single window of Anomaloglossus baeobatrachus isolate aAnoBae1 chromosome 9, aAnoBae1.hap1, whole genome shotgun sequence DNA harbors:
- the LOC142250413 gene encoding cytochrome P450 2F2-like, translating to MLPNVVTGWERIEFRSMTIGFVILCVSFLMFLKKKKGKLPPGPKPLPLLGNLHQLDTKDLVKSLKELNNKYGPVFTIYLGPRPNVILYGYQAVREALVEQAEDFSGRGEFPAFHNFTQGNGIAFSNGEKWKLLRRFALVTLRNFGMGKRSVEERIQEEAQFMLEEFRNTKQKPFDPTFFLSRAVSNVICSIVFGNRLEYEDKRFLSLLHLINDNFQVVSSGWGTLYNTFPGIMNHLPGPHHRIFKNLVKLKQFVLENVTDHEKTFQPDCPRDFIDCFLIKIQKEKGNPTSSFNMETLVMTSLNLFFGGTETVSTTLRYGILILIKYPDITEKVHQEIDKVIGRNRCPTVEDRSKMPYTDAVIHEIQRFTSIISLNLPHAVIRDTQFRSYYLPKGTNVLPVITSVHNDTEKFKDPQTFNPENFLDENNRFKNNEAFMPFSTGKRICLGEGLARMEIFIFLTTFLQNLTFKPTVPPDEIDLTPSISGVGNVPPIYQLRVIPR from the exons ATGCTTCCCAATGTGGTGACAG GTTGGGAAAGGATTGAATTTCGCTCGATGACCATAGGGTTCGTCATTCTTTGTGTTTCTTTTCTGATGTTTCTtaagaagaaaaaaggaaaactTCCACCAGGCCCTAAACCTTTGCCGCTTCTGGGCAACCTCCATCAGCTCGATACAAAAGATTTGGTCAAGTCTCTGAAAGAG CTGAACAACAAATATGGTCCTGTCTTCACCATCTACCTAGGACCACGGCCCAATGTCATCCTCTATGGATACCAGGCTGTTCGGGAAGCTTTGGTAGAACAGGCCGAAGATTTTAGTGGCAGAGGAGAGTTCCCGGCATTTCATAATTTCACTCAAGGAAATG GGATAGCATTTTCCAATGGGGAGAAGTGGAAGCTGCTCAGGCGTTTTGCATTGGTAACCCTTCGGAATTTTGGAATGGGAAAGAGGAGTGTCGAAGAAAGAATTCAAGAAGAAGCACAATTCATGTTGGAAGAGTTCAGGAACACAAAGC AAAAACCTTTTGATCCCACCTTCTTCTTGAGTCGAGCTGTTTCCAATGTCATCTGCTCAATCGTCTTCGGTAATCGGTTGGAATATGAAGACAAGAGGTTCCTGTCGCTTCTTCACCTCATCAATGACAATTTTCAAGTCGTAAGCTCTGGTTGGGGAACG CTTTATAACACATTTCCTGGCATCATGAATCATCTGCCAGGACCTCACCATCGAATCTTCAAGAATTTAGTAAAACTTAAACAGTTTGTGTTGGAGAATGTAACAGATCATGAGAAAACATTTCAGCCTGATTGTCCACGTGACTTCATAGACTGTTTCCTTATCAAAATCCAAAAG GAGAAAGGAAACCCTACGAGTAGCTTCAACATGGAGACCCTTGTGATGACTTCTCTAAATCTGTTCTTTGGAGGAACAGAAACTGTTAGCACTACTTTAAGATATGGAATCCTTATTTTGATAAAATATCCAGATATCACAG AGAAAGTTCACCAAGAGATTGACAAAGTGATTGGAAGAAACCGTTGTCCAACAGTGGAGGACAGAAGTAAGATGCCATACACTGATGCTGTGATCCACGAGATACAACGTTTTACCAGTATAATTTCACTGAACCTACCTCATGCTGTCATAAGGGATACCCAGTTCAGAAGTTATTATCTGCCTAAG GGCACAAATGTATTGCCGGTCATCACCTCCGTCCACAATGACACTGAGAAATTCAAGGATCCCCAAACGTTCAACCCAGAAAATTTCTTGGATGAAAATAATCGGTTCAAGAATAATGAGGCTTTTATGCCTTTCTCTACAG GTAAACGTATCTGTCTGGGGGAAGGTTTGGCTCGCATGGAGATTTTCATATTTTTGACTACTTTTCTGCAAAATTTGACTTTCAAGCCCACGGTGCCTCCTGATGAGATTGATCTGACCCCATCAATCAGCGGCGTTGGCAATGTGCCCCCTATCTACCAGCTCAGAGTAATACCTCGTTAA